One segment of Streptomyces sp. NA02950 DNA contains the following:
- a CDS encoding sigma-70 region 4 domain-containing protein — protein sequence MGAAFDSLGCRWPEALSSACPAAFSWRLLGRCVSEADRAEGAADESLGGLYGVLPAEQADAVLLHYRLGMTLTAGADLMGISSSVMAAHLLMAERSLPRWLSTALRPPEAGTLWGRR from the coding sequence GTGGGAGCAGCGTTTGACTCCCTGGGGTGCCGGTGGCCCGAAGCGTTGAGCAGCGCGTGCCCGGCAGCGTTTTCGTGGCGGCTGCTGGGCCGGTGCGTATCGGAAGCCGACCGGGCGGAGGGTGCGGCGGACGAGAGCCTGGGGGGTCTGTACGGTGTGCTGCCGGCAGAGCAGGCTGATGCGGTGTTGCTGCACTACCGGCTGGGGATGACGCTGACCGCGGGTGCGGATCTCATGGGGATCAGCTCGTCGGTCATGGCGGCCCATCTGCTCATGGCGGAGCGGAGTCTGCCGCGGTGGCTTTCCACTGCCCTGCGTCCGCCCGAGGCAGGGACGCTGTGGGGGCGGAGATGA
- a CDS encoding SAM-dependent methyltransferase: MDRGENPIAHAIDVNTPSVARMYDWYLGGTDNFASDRKACQELLEIAPSTAALARNNRLFLQRVVRVLARDYGVRQFLDHGSGLPTQNNVHQVAQAVDRSSRVVYIDNDPIVLAHGRTLLDENDETAFIQAEMTDTEGIFNHPDVDGFIDFAQPVAALFVSVLHCLPDSEQPGRVVREVADRLAPGSFMVICQLVSDDAATRQAATDFMLRVTGNKWGRVREKSEVRDYFEGMELLQPYLVEVSTWRPDSEVAPRQRTFEWEEYGGVARLS, encoded by the coding sequence ATGGATCGCGGGGAGAATCCCATTGCTCATGCTATCGACGTTAATACACCGAGTGTCGCCCGCATGTACGACTGGTACCTGGGGGGCACGGACAACTTCGCCTCGGATCGCAAGGCCTGTCAGGAGCTGTTAGAGATTGCGCCGAGCACTGCTGCTCTGGCGCGGAACAACAGGCTTTTCCTCCAGCGCGTGGTACGCGTCCTGGCCCGGGACTACGGGGTACGCCAGTTTCTGGATCATGGTTCCGGGCTCCCCACACAGAACAACGTTCATCAGGTTGCCCAGGCTGTCGACCGGAGTTCGCGCGTCGTCTACATCGACAACGATCCGATCGTGCTGGCCCACGGGCGCACGCTGCTCGACGAGAACGACGAGACCGCCTTCATCCAGGCGGAGATGACAGACACCGAGGGCATCTTCAATCATCCGGATGTCGACGGCTTCATCGACTTCGCCCAGCCGGTGGCTGCGCTGTTCGTCTCGGTCCTGCACTGCCTCCCCGACTCAGAGCAGCCCGGGCGAGTGGTGCGCGAGGTGGCCGACCGCCTGGCTCCCGGCAGCTTCATGGTGATCTGCCAGCTTGTCAGTGATGATGCGGCCACGCGGCAAGCGGCAACCGACTTCATGCTGCGAGTGACTGGCAACAAGTGGGGCAGAGTCAGGGAGAAGAGCGAGGTGCGGGACTACTTCGAAGGCATGGAGCTTCTCCAGCCGTACCTTGTCGAGGTCTCCACGTGGCGTCCGGATTCAGAGGTCGCTCCCCGGCAGCGCACGTTCGAGTGGGAAGAGTACGGCGGGGTGGCCCGACTCTCCTGA